In Penaeus monodon isolate SGIC_2016 chromosome 26, NSTDA_Pmon_1, whole genome shotgun sequence, the following are encoded in one genomic region:
- the LOC119589814 gene encoding SUMO-activating enzyme subunit 2-like isoform X1, translating to MATHVAGVFDENLRNSVKSCKVLVVGAGGIGCELLKNLVLTGFEEIDVIDLDTIDVSNLNRQFLFQKQHVGRSKAEVSRESALRFNPKANIKAYHDSITTSKYGVPFYQKFTLVMNALDNRAARNHVNRMCLAAGVPLVESGTAGYLGQVTVIKKGVTECYECQPKPAQKTFPGCTIRNTPSEPIHCIVWAKHLFNQLFGEADPDEDVSPDSADPEQVGDAGKSAMEADANDAGNVSRVSTRAWASSHNYDAKKLFGKLFEDDIKYLLSMDKLWEKRRRPTPLNWENMPEADVIEDGEGLIQDQRPWTITQCRDIMGSAVASLHKRLAGLPEGDDLVWDKDDKDSMDFVTACANIRAHIFGIPQKTRFDVKSMAGNIIPAIATTNAIIAGLIVLEAMKILQGRFKDCKTVYLNRRPNPRKRLLVPCVLDKPNPKCYVCSEKPEVSVRLNVEKITVKVLEDRILKSALNMIAPDVELCDGKGTILISSEEGETEANNDKLLKDFGIQEGTRLNCDDFLQNYTLVVNIIHSEKLDDGAEFEVIGDPDELKKAQEEKAKEDGVGETSAAANNVPASTTAASDDELVCLDDDYVKKRKAEDELQNPTKKMRPGPVDDDDDLIIL from the exons ATTGATTTGGATACCATTGATGTGAGCAACTTGAATCGCCAGTTTCTTTTCCAAAAACAACACGTTGGCCGTAGCAAAGCAGAGGTTTCAAGAGAATCTGCACTTCGTTTCAACCCTAAAGCTAATATTAAAGCGTACCATGACTCTATTACAAC GTCAAAATATGGAGTGCCATTTTATCAAAAGTTCACACTGGTGATGAATGCGCTGGATAACAGAGCTGCAAGGAACCATGTAAACCGGATGTGCTTGGCTGCAGGGGTTCCTTTGGTGGAGAGTGGAACAGCTGGGTATTTGGGACAAGTCACA GTTATCAAAAAAGGAGTGACGGAATGTTATGAATGCCAGCCAAAGCCAGCGCAAAAGACATTCCCAGGGTGCACTATCAGAAACACTCCTTCAGAGCCAATTCACTGCATAGTGTGGGCAAAACATCTCTTTAA CCAGCTGTTTGGTGAGGCAGATCCAGATGAAGATGTCTCACCAGACTCTGCAGACCCAGAGCAAGTGGGAGACGCAGGGAAGTCGGCCATGGAAGCAGACGCCAACGATGCTGGCAATGTTTCCAGAGTCTCCACCAGGGCATGGGCATCCTCACACAATTATGATGCAAAG AAACTCTTTGGAAAACTTTTTGAAGATGATATCAAGTACCTGCTCTCTATGGACAAATTATGGGAAAAGCGAAGACGGCCGACACCATTGAATTGGGAAAATATGCCAGAAGCAG atgttattgaagacGGAGAAGGTTTGATTCAGGACCAACGCCCATGGACTATAACTCAGTGTCGAGACATAATGGGCTCTGCAGTTGCAAGCCTTCACAAACGTCTTGCG GGACTTCCTGAAGGTGATGACCTGGTTTGGGACAAGGACGACAAGGACAGTATGGACTTCGTTACAGCGTGTGCAAATATCCGGGCTCACATTTTTGGGATTCCACAAAAGACCAGATTTGATGTTAAAT CAATGGCTGGAAATATTATCCCTGCAATTGCCACCACAAATGCAATTATTGCGGGTCTTATTGTTTTAGAAGCTATGAAGATCCTACAGGGAAGGTTTAAAGATTGTAAAACT gTTTACCTAAACCGGAGACCAAATCCCAGGAAACGCCTCCTGGTACCTTGTGTTTTAGATAAGCCCAATCCTAAGTGTTACGTCTGTTCTGAGAAACCAGAAGTTTCAGTCCGACTGAATGTAGAAAAGATCACAGTCAAAGTGTTGGAAGACAGGATACTGAAGTCAGCCCTCAACATGATTGCACCAGATGTTGAGCTTTGTGATGGCAAGGGCACAATCCTCATTTCATCagaggagggagaaacagaggcaAATAATGATAAGCTATTAAAG GACTTTGGCATTCAAGAGGGGACAAGATTGAATTGTGATGATTTTCTTCAAAATTATACGCTTGTGGTTAATATAATTCACAG TGAGAAGTTAGATGATGGTGCAGAATTTGAGGTTATTGGTGATCCCGATGAATTGAAAAAAGCCCAAGAAGAAAAGGCTAAAGAGGATGGTGTTGGAGAGACCTCGGCTGCAGCAAATAATGTTCCAG CATCTACCACAGCAGCATCAGATGATGAGTTAGTGTGCCTGGATGATGATTATGTCAagaagaggaaggcagaggaTGAGTTACAGAATCCAACTAAGAAGATGCGACCAGGCCCagtggatgatgacgatgatttgaTAATATTGTAG
- the LOC119589814 gene encoding SUMO-activating enzyme subunit 2-like isoform X2, which produces MPNIDLDTIDVSNLNRQFLFQKQHVGRSKAEVSRESALRFNPKANIKAYHDSITTSKYGVPFYQKFTLVMNALDNRAARNHVNRMCLAAGVPLVESGTAGYLGQVTVIKKGVTECYECQPKPAQKTFPGCTIRNTPSEPIHCIVWAKHLFNQLFGEADPDEDVSPDSADPEQVGDAGKSAMEADANDAGNVSRVSTRAWASSHNYDAKKLFGKLFEDDIKYLLSMDKLWEKRRRPTPLNWENMPEADVIEDGEGLIQDQRPWTITQCRDIMGSAVASLHKRLAGLPEGDDLVWDKDDKDSMDFVTACANIRAHIFGIPQKTRFDVKSMAGNIIPAIATTNAIIAGLIVLEAMKILQGRFKDCKTVYLNRRPNPRKRLLVPCVLDKPNPKCYVCSEKPEVSVRLNVEKITVKVLEDRILKSALNMIAPDVELCDGKGTILISSEEGETEANNDKLLKDFGIQEGTRLNCDDFLQNYTLVVNIIHSEKLDDGAEFEVIGDPDELKKAQEEKAKEDGVGETSAAANNVPASTTAASDDELVCLDDDYVKKRKAEDELQNPTKKMRPGPVDDDDDLIIL; this is translated from the exons ATTGATTTGGATACCATTGATGTGAGCAACTTGAATCGCCAGTTTCTTTTCCAAAAACAACACGTTGGCCGTAGCAAAGCAGAGGTTTCAAGAGAATCTGCACTTCGTTTCAACCCTAAAGCTAATATTAAAGCGTACCATGACTCTATTACAAC GTCAAAATATGGAGTGCCATTTTATCAAAAGTTCACACTGGTGATGAATGCGCTGGATAACAGAGCTGCAAGGAACCATGTAAACCGGATGTGCTTGGCTGCAGGGGTTCCTTTGGTGGAGAGTGGAACAGCTGGGTATTTGGGACAAGTCACA GTTATCAAAAAAGGAGTGACGGAATGTTATGAATGCCAGCCAAAGCCAGCGCAAAAGACATTCCCAGGGTGCACTATCAGAAACACTCCTTCAGAGCCAATTCACTGCATAGTGTGGGCAAAACATCTCTTTAA CCAGCTGTTTGGTGAGGCAGATCCAGATGAAGATGTCTCACCAGACTCTGCAGACCCAGAGCAAGTGGGAGACGCAGGGAAGTCGGCCATGGAAGCAGACGCCAACGATGCTGGCAATGTTTCCAGAGTCTCCACCAGGGCATGGGCATCCTCACACAATTATGATGCAAAG AAACTCTTTGGAAAACTTTTTGAAGATGATATCAAGTACCTGCTCTCTATGGACAAATTATGGGAAAAGCGAAGACGGCCGACACCATTGAATTGGGAAAATATGCCAGAAGCAG atgttattgaagacGGAGAAGGTTTGATTCAGGACCAACGCCCATGGACTATAACTCAGTGTCGAGACATAATGGGCTCTGCAGTTGCAAGCCTTCACAAACGTCTTGCG GGACTTCCTGAAGGTGATGACCTGGTTTGGGACAAGGACGACAAGGACAGTATGGACTTCGTTACAGCGTGTGCAAATATCCGGGCTCACATTTTTGGGATTCCACAAAAGACCAGATTTGATGTTAAAT CAATGGCTGGAAATATTATCCCTGCAATTGCCACCACAAATGCAATTATTGCGGGTCTTATTGTTTTAGAAGCTATGAAGATCCTACAGGGAAGGTTTAAAGATTGTAAAACT gTTTACCTAAACCGGAGACCAAATCCCAGGAAACGCCTCCTGGTACCTTGTGTTTTAGATAAGCCCAATCCTAAGTGTTACGTCTGTTCTGAGAAACCAGAAGTTTCAGTCCGACTGAATGTAGAAAAGATCACAGTCAAAGTGTTGGAAGACAGGATACTGAAGTCAGCCCTCAACATGATTGCACCAGATGTTGAGCTTTGTGATGGCAAGGGCACAATCCTCATTTCATCagaggagggagaaacagaggcaAATAATGATAAGCTATTAAAG GACTTTGGCATTCAAGAGGGGACAAGATTGAATTGTGATGATTTTCTTCAAAATTATACGCTTGTGGTTAATATAATTCACAG TGAGAAGTTAGATGATGGTGCAGAATTTGAGGTTATTGGTGATCCCGATGAATTGAAAAAAGCCCAAGAAGAAAAGGCTAAAGAGGATGGTGTTGGAGAGACCTCGGCTGCAGCAAATAATGTTCCAG CATCTACCACAGCAGCATCAGATGATGAGTTAGTGTGCCTGGATGATGATTATGTCAagaagaggaaggcagaggaTGAGTTACAGAATCCAACTAAGAAGATGCGACCAGGCCCagtggatgatgacgatgatttgaTAATATTGTAG
- the LOC119589815 gene encoding histone H1.2-like — protein MPPRKKPVKAAAKPKNEAEVDSDKSEEEAAEVKGETIEKLTLEEDLEDEEDDDYDPEAKGNEEEGSDEDGNEEKDEEDEAEDDLEDEEDEEIDENEVKDVLNDKEGDEDEDDAEENEDEDEDEDEDEEEEEEEEKPKAKSKPKPQSKQVQPKKQAVKAGTKKSVAKPPVDSIAKVVLEAVKANTERKGISYAGIKKYLMAQYPDRDWSKKGHFLKSALKKALEEGTILRTKTSAESAGAHGRFKFNREYKTLNQGEKKPKADKEEKNPKAKKESAAKPNKEKAKLKAKENTQGTKTGIKKTTPKGKTKDKAAQNASKKVPSEKENKVPPKASKLKQTKSNELGAASKTKGAATSATGTKKPAKRTNSEPSKEVKTKSKKGS, from the exons ATGCCTCCCCGCAAGAAACCCGTCAAAGCAGCTGCAAAGCCTAAAAATGAAGCTGAGGTAGATTCTGACAAGTCTGAGGAAGAAGCTGCGGAGGTGAAGGGGGAAACCATCGAGAAGCTCACCCTGGAGGAGGACctggaggatgaggaagatgatgattatgacccCGAG GCAAAAGGCAATGAAGAGGAGGGTTCAGATGAGGATGGAAACGAGGAAAAGGACGAAGAGGATGAGGCAgaagatgatttggaagatgaggaagatgaagagatagatgaaAATGAGGTCAAAGATGTATTAAATGacaaggaaggagatgaagacgaGGATGATGcagaagagaatgaggatgaagatgaagatgaagatgaagatgaagaggaggaagaggaagaagaaaagcccAAAGCCAAGTCCAAACCCAAACCTCAGTCCAAACAGGTGCAGCCAAAAAAGCAAGCAGTGAAGGCAGGCACCAAGAAAAGTGTTGCCAAACCACCCGTGGACAGTATTGCAAAAGTTGTTTTGGAGGCTGTCAAGGCAAACACAGAGAGGAAAGGGATTTCCTATGCTGGCATCAAGAAGTACTTAATGG cacagTACCCAGATAGAGATTGGTCCAAAAAAGGACACTTTCTTAAATCTGCTCTGAAGAAGGCACTTGAGGAGGGAACAATCCTAAGAACGAAGACCAGTGCAGAATCGGCTGGAGCACATGGAAGGTTTAAG TTCAACAGGGAATACAAAACACTTAACCAGGGTGAGAAGAAGCCCAAAgcggacaaagaagaaaagaatcccAAGGCTAAAAAGGAAAGTGCAGCAAAGCCTAATAAAGAGAAGGCAAAGcttaaagcaaaagaaaacacacaGGGAACTAAAACTGGCATTAAAAAGACCACGCCCAAAGGGAAGACCAAAGATAAAGCAGCACAGAATGCCTCAAAAAAGGTGCCaagtgagaaagaaaacaaagtacCCCCCAAAGCCAGTAAGTTGAAACAGACCAAGAGTAATGAGTTAGGGGCCGCCTCCAAAACCAAAGGGGCAGCAACTAGTGCAACAGGAACCAAGAAACCAGCCAAAAGGACCAATTCAGAGCCCTCAAAGGAAGTAAAGACTAAGTCCAAAAAGGGGTCGTAA